From Pseudomonas putida, one genomic window encodes:
- the fkpB gene encoding FKBP-type peptidyl-prolyl cis-trans isomerase codes for MTDTRIGQNTEVTLHFALHLENGDTVDSTFDKAPATFKVGDGNLLPGFESALFGFKAGDKRTVVVAPENAFGQPNPQNVQVMPRSQFEGMELSEGLLIIFNDAANTELPGVVKAFDDNQVTIDFNHPLAGKTLTFEVEILEVKAL; via the coding sequence ATGACTGACACCCGTATCGGCCAGAACACCGAAGTTACCCTGCACTTCGCGCTGCACCTGGAAAACGGCGATACCGTCGACAGCACGTTCGACAAGGCCCCAGCCACCTTCAAGGTCGGCGACGGCAACCTGCTGCCGGGCTTCGAGTCCGCACTGTTCGGCTTCAAGGCCGGTGACAAGCGCACGGTCGTGGTTGCCCCGGAGAATGCCTTCGGCCAGCCTAACCCGCAGAACGTACAGGTCATGCCACGGTCCCAGTTCGAGGGCATGGAATTGTCCGAAGGGCTGCTGATCATTTTCAACGATGCCGCCAACACCGAATTGCCCGGTGTGGTCAAAGCGTTCGATGACAACCAGGTGACCATCGACTTCAATCACCCACTGGCAGGCAAGACCCTTACCTTCGAGGTGGAGATCCTCGAGGTGAAGGCCCTGTAA